The Dokdonella koreensis DS-123 genome has a segment encoding these proteins:
- a CDS encoding S8 family peptidase produces MNRLPVRSPTAAGRIGGRVVLCLLALLAVTSPALATPPQSQLAPERLLIVAIAERPDPPPSVGSTPRGYAGLPNYSGSLRSVASAARLAKDYGLREVSAWTITSLRLRCMLYELPPTADHDEMLTRLRRDDRVRLVQPLQSFDTLTAPRAAAVPDTAAAAPYNDPYIGLQRGFAAIGADQAQRWSSGTGVRIALIDSGVDVGHPDLRGRIALERDFVGDPDAPAAEDRHGTQVAGVIAAVANNRIGIAGVAPDAHLYAYRACWSTPDGAAARCNSFTLALALDAAIGASARIINLSLGGPADPLLEQLARHAIEHGAIVVGALPASGRLDGFPLNVPGVIAVADTDDPPSAERMLRAPGREILTLEPGGHYDYASGSSLAAAHVSGSIALLLQLDPRLRASDAVRLLDDANDATASINVCAAAQALQGSGDRCRDTAPPARRHAQR; encoded by the coding sequence ATGAATCGCCTGCCCGTCCGTTCGCCGACAGCGGCCGGCCGGATCGGCGGCCGGGTCGTCCTGTGCCTCCTCGCCCTGCTCGCTGTCACCTCACCGGCGCTCGCGACGCCGCCGCAAAGCCAGCTGGCACCGGAGCGCCTGCTGATCGTCGCGATCGCCGAAAGACCCGACCCGCCGCCGTCGGTCGGTTCGACCCCGCGCGGCTATGCCGGCCTGCCCAATTACAGCGGCAGCCTGCGCAGCGTCGCCAGCGCAGCGCGACTGGCGAAGGACTACGGCCTGCGCGAGGTCTCGGCCTGGACGATCACGTCGTTGCGGCTGCGCTGCATGCTCTACGAACTTCCGCCCACGGCCGACCACGATGAGATGCTGACGCGGCTGCGCCGCGACGATCGTGTACGCCTCGTGCAGCCGTTGCAGAGCTTCGACACCTTGACCGCGCCGCGAGCGGCCGCGGTGCCGGACACGGCAGCGGCCGCTCCCTACAACGATCCCTACATCGGCCTGCAGCGCGGCTTCGCCGCGATCGGCGCGGACCAGGCGCAGCGCTGGAGCAGCGGCACCGGCGTGCGCATCGCATTGATCGACAGCGGCGTCGACGTCGGGCATCCGGACCTGCGCGGGCGCATCGCGCTGGAACGCGATTTCGTCGGCGATCCGGACGCCCCCGCCGCGGAGGACCGGCACGGCACCCAGGTCGCCGGCGTGATCGCCGCGGTCGCCAACAACCGTATCGGCATCGCCGGCGTCGCGCCGGACGCCCACCTGTACGCATACCGCGCCTGCTGGAGCACGCCGGACGGTGCCGCGGCGCGCTGCAACTCGTTCACGCTGGCGCTCGCGCTGGATGCCGCCATCGGCGCCAGCGCACGGATCATCAACCTCAGCCTCGGCGGTCCGGCCGACCCGCTGCTCGAACAGCTCGCGCGCCATGCGATCGAGCACGGCGCGATCGTGGTCGGCGCGCTGCCGGCCAGCGGGCGCCTGGACGGTTTCCCGCTGAACGTGCCCGGTGTCATCGCGGTCGCCGACACCGACGATCCGCCGTCCGCGGAACGGATGCTGCGCGCGCCGGGCCGCGAGATCCTGACACTCGAACCCGGCGGCCACTACGACTATGCGTCCGGCAGCTCGCTCGCCGCGGCCCATGTCAGTGGCTCGATCGCCTTGTTGCTGCAACTGGACCCGCGATTGCGCGCATCCGACGCCGTCAGGCTGCTCGACGACGCAAACGACGCGACGGCGTCGATCAACGTCTGTGCGGCGGCGCAGGCCTTGCAGGGTTCCGGCGATCGCTGCCGGGACACGGCACCGCCGGCGCGCCGGCACGCCCAGCGCTGA
- a CDS encoding rhomboid family intramembrane serine protease codes for MLSDLPPVTRALLAVNVALFVLQQWLGDWLIIHFALWPLGPHQVYGIENGVALRVGFEVWQVVTYGFLHGGFAHIAFNMLALWMFGGPIERLFGSRPFAIYYLVCVIGAAAAQLVVVSFFTGGFYPTLGASGGVMGLLLAFGMMYPQARVMALLIPVPMPAWLFVILYGAMELVFGITRTESGVAHFAHLGGMAVGFVLIQYWRGRLPIKPRRILMR; via the coding sequence ATGCTTTCCGACCTGCCTCCCGTCACCCGCGCCCTGCTGGCCGTCAATGTCGCGCTGTTCGTGCTCCAGCAGTGGCTGGGCGACTGGCTGATCATCCATTTCGCGCTCTGGCCGCTCGGTCCGCACCAGGTCTACGGCATCGAGAACGGTGTCGCGCTGCGCGTGGGCTTCGAGGTCTGGCAGGTCGTCACGTACGGCTTCCTGCACGGCGGCTTCGCCCACATCGCCTTCAACATGCTGGCGCTGTGGATGTTCGGCGGCCCGATCGAGCGGCTGTTCGGGTCGCGCCCGTTCGCGATCTACTACCTGGTCTGCGTGATCGGCGCGGCGGCGGCCCAGCTGGTCGTCGTGAGCTTCTTCACCGGCGGGTTCTATCCCACGCTCGGCGCGTCCGGCGGGGTCATGGGCCTGCTGCTGGCCTTCGGCATGATGTACCCGCAGGCGCGCGTGATGGCGCTGCTGATCCCGGTCCCGATGCCCGCCTGGCTGTTCGTGATCCTCTACGGCGCCATGGAGCTGGTCTTCGGCATCACGCGGACCGAGTCGGGCGTGGCGCATTTCGCCCACCTGGGCGGCATGGCGGTCGGCTTCGTCCTGATCCAGTACTGGCGCGGCCGCCTGCCGATCAAGCCGCGGCGGATCCTGATGCGCTGA
- a CDS encoding inorganic phosphate transporter, which yields MDLTLVLVVVLAALAFEYINGFHDTANSIATVVATKVLSPGQAVLLAAGTNLVGALMGTAVAKTIASGLIDTNVVTVTPEILICALLGAIIWNLITWWWGLPSSSSHALVGGLCGAALAAAHNDWAAIIWAQGGTHWWGEKGLLPKVVVPMLTSPLAGFVLGLLVMGALFTLIDFIASRQGAIKRLGRPRVVNAFFGKAQIFSAAAMGFSHGMNDAQKTMGIIALALAGATAAGTLNDLPGWLTFLRIEQDAASGFEVATWIKIVCALVMAAGTAAGGWRIIKTLGHKLVKLHPINGFAAETASASVIITASHFGIPVSTTHNISSAIMGVGAAKRPNAIRWTVVERMVWAWILTIPVTATLAWLLVRLVDTWLR from the coding sequence ATGGATCTGACACTGGTCCTGGTCGTCGTGCTGGCGGCGCTGGCGTTCGAGTACATCAACGGTTTCCACGACACCGCCAACTCGATCGCGACCGTCGTCGCCACCAAGGTCCTGAGCCCGGGCCAGGCGGTGCTGCTGGCGGCCGGCACCAACCTCGTCGGCGCGCTGATGGGCACCGCGGTCGCCAAGACGATCGCCTCGGGGCTGATCGACACCAACGTCGTGACGGTCACGCCGGAGATCCTGATCTGCGCCCTGCTCGGCGCGATCATCTGGAACCTCATCACCTGGTGGTGGGGCCTGCCGTCCAGTTCCTCGCATGCCCTGGTCGGCGGCCTGTGCGGTGCGGCCCTGGCGGCCGCGCACAACGACTGGGCGGCGATCATCTGGGCCCAGGGCGGCACCCACTGGTGGGGCGAGAAGGGGCTGCTGCCGAAGGTCGTCGTGCCGATGCTGACCTCGCCGCTGGCCGGTTTCGTGCTGGGCCTGCTGGTCATGGGCGCACTGTTCACGCTGATCGACTTCATCGCCTCGCGGCAGGGCGCGATCAAGCGGCTGGGTCGCCCGCGCGTGGTCAACGCGTTCTTCGGCAAGGCGCAGATCTTCTCGGCCGCGGCGATGGGCTTCTCGCACGGCATGAACGACGCCCAGAAGACGATGGGCATCATCGCGCTGGCGCTGGCCGGCGCGACCGCGGCCGGCACGCTGAACGACCTGCCGGGCTGGCTCACGTTCCTGCGGATCGAGCAGGATGCGGCCAGCGGCTTCGAGGTGGCCACCTGGATCAAGATCGTTTGCGCGCTGGTGATGGCCGCCGGCACCGCCGCCGGTGGCTGGCGCATCATCAAGACGCTCGGCCACAAGCTGGTCAAGCTCCATCCGATCAACGGCTTCGCCGCGGAAACCGCGTCGGCGAGCGTCATCATCACCGCCTCGCACTTCGGCATCCCGGTCTCCACGACGCACAACATCTCCTCGGCGATCATGGGCGTGGGCGCCGCCAAGCGTCCCAATGCGATCCGCTGGACGGTGGTCGAGCGCATGGTGTGGGCCTGGATCCTGACGATCCCGGTCACCGCCACGCTGGCCTGGCTGCTGGTCCGGCTCGTCGATACCTGGCTGCGCTAG
- a CDS encoding MGMT family protein, whose product MMSAIDSSQHDAIRRVVAAIPRGCVSSYGEVAARAGLPGRARLVGRVLGEAGPEPGLPWQRVLRSDGRIAFPAGSSAFREQARRLRAEGVAVVRGKVDLRRFGWGRGDLDALLWAPPGDR is encoded by the coding sequence ATGATGTCTGCGATCGATTCGTCCCAGCACGACGCCATCCGGCGCGTGGTGGCGGCGATCCCGCGCGGCTGCGTCAGCAGCTACGGCGAGGTCGCCGCCCGCGCCGGGCTGCCGGGGCGGGCGCGGCTGGTCGGGCGGGTGCTCGGCGAGGCGGGACCGGAGCCGGGCCTGCCCTGGCAGCGCGTGCTGCGGTCGGATGGGCGGATCGCGTTCCCGGCCGGCAGTAGTGCCTTCCGCGAGCAGGCCCGGCGCCTGCGCGCCGAGGGCGTGGCGGTCGTCCGCGGCAAGGTCGACCTGCGCCGGTTCGGCTGGGGCCGCGGCGACCTGGACGCCTTGCTCTGGGCACCGCCGGGCGATCGCTGA
- a CDS encoding RNA polymerase sigma factor, which translates to MAGGLNVPREGRPDTEPCVEGGKDPATCDLQWLRRAGQGDRAAFERLYLHHYDRLARFVARHTARRDLVDEIVNETMWVVWRDANQFRGEAKVATWIFGIAYRCLMKTLRDRPGVPESTTAQAEGTSDDAEQVELSDWVRRGLLALPTEQRMTLELAYYLGQSCEEIAAIMDVAVGTVKARLFHARLRLRNTLPALGGEDSPHAHAARG; encoded by the coding sequence ATGGCTGGAGGCTTGAACGTGCCGCGCGAAGGCCGCCCCGATACCGAGCCCTGCGTGGAAGGCGGCAAGGATCCCGCCACCTGCGACCTCCAATGGCTGCGCCGCGCCGGCCAGGGCGATCGTGCCGCTTTCGAGCGGCTGTACCTTCACCATTATGACCGGCTCGCACGCTTCGTGGCACGGCACACGGCGCGGCGCGACCTGGTCGACGAGATCGTGAACGAGACGATGTGGGTGGTCTGGCGCGACGCGAACCAGTTCCGCGGCGAGGCCAAGGTCGCGACCTGGATCTTCGGCATCGCCTATCGCTGCCTGATGAAGACGCTGCGCGACCGGCCCGGCGTGCCGGAATCGACCACCGCCCAGGCCGAAGGCACGAGCGACGACGCCGAGCAGGTCGAGCTGAGCGACTGGGTGCGCCGCGGCCTGCTCGCGCTGCCGACCGAGCAGCGGATGACGCTGGAACTGGCCTACTACCTCGGCCAGTCCTGCGAGGAGATCGCCGCGATCATGGACGTCGCCGTCGGCACCGTGAAGGCGCGCCTGTTCCACGCGCGCCTGCGTCTGCGCAATACACTGCCGGCGCTCGGCGGCGAGGATTCACCCCATGCGCATGCGGCGCGAGGATGA
- the secF gene encoding protein translocase subunit SecF — protein MELFNPNANINFMGWRKASLVISCLLMVLSAGVIFVRGLDYGLDFTGGALVEVAYQESAEVADVRTALTNAGFENPVVQSLGGTREFAIRFAPRDDEKAAEGAGGGASQAAHNRIANDVLAALKAGRADVTIKRSEFVGPQVGEELRTDGLIAVIVVALGIAIYLWIRFEWRFAVAAVASEAHDTLLTLGIFALTQREFDLPALAAVLSVVGYSINDKIVVFDRVREIFRSTRKADSIEVLNRSINSTMSRTIMTGVTTALAVGTLYFLGGPVLENFGLIMLIGIFIGILSSIFFANPILLLLGVSKKDLMPVTREDPELARRP, from the coding sequence ATGGAACTCTTCAATCCCAACGCCAACATCAACTTCATGGGCTGGCGCAAGGCCAGCCTGGTGATCTCCTGCCTGCTGATGGTCCTGTCGGCCGGCGTGATCTTCGTGCGCGGCCTCGACTACGGCCTGGACTTCACCGGCGGCGCCCTGGTCGAGGTGGCCTACCAGGAGTCGGCCGAGGTGGCCGACGTGCGTACGGCCCTGACCAATGCGGGCTTCGAGAACCCGGTCGTGCAGAGCCTCGGCGGCACGCGCGAGTTCGCGATCCGCTTCGCACCGCGCGATGACGAAAAGGCCGCCGAAGGTGCGGGAGGCGGTGCCTCCCAGGCGGCGCACAACCGTATCGCCAACGACGTGCTGGCGGCGCTCAAGGCCGGCCGCGCCGATGTGACGATCAAGCGCAGCGAGTTCGTCGGCCCCCAGGTCGGCGAGGAGCTGCGGACCGACGGCCTGATCGCGGTCATCGTGGTCGCGCTGGGCATCGCGATCTACCTGTGGATCCGCTTTGAATGGCGCTTCGCGGTGGCGGCGGTCGCCAGCGAGGCGCACGACACGCTGCTGACGCTCGGCATCTTCGCGCTGACGCAGCGCGAGTTCGACCTGCCGGCCCTGGCCGCGGTGCTGTCGGTGGTCGGCTATTCGATCAACGACAAGATCGTCGTCTTCGACCGCGTCCGCGAGATCTTCCGGTCCACGCGCAAGGCCGACTCGATCGAGGTGCTGAACCGCTCGATCAACTCGACCATGTCGCGCACGATCATGACCGGCGTCACCACGGCGCTGGCGGTCGGCACGCTGTACTTCCTCGGTGGCCCGGTGCTCGAGAACTTCGGCCTGATCATGCTGATCGGTATCTTCATCGGCATCCTCTCGTCGATCTTCTTCGCCAACCCGATCCTGCTGCTGCTCGGTGTCTCGAAGAAGGACCTGATGCCGGTCACGCGCGAGGACCCGGAGCTGGCGCGGCGTCCTTGA
- the yajC gene encoding preprotein translocase subunit YajC: protein MDFLISSAFAQAAPGAAAPNPLMSFLPLIILFGIFYFMLIRPQMKRAKEQRAMIAALAKGDEVLTTGGLLGRIEDLAESHVTLEIAPGVSVKLQKQAIAAVLPKGTLKS from the coding sequence ATGGATTTCCTGATCAGTTCCGCCTTTGCCCAGGCTGCGCCCGGCGCCGCCGCTCCCAACCCGTTGATGTCGTTCCTGCCGCTGATCATCCTGTTCGGCATCTTCTACTTCATGCTGATCCGGCCGCAGATGAAGCGGGCCAAGGAACAGCGCGCGATGATCGCCGCCCTGGCCAAGGGCGACGAGGTGCTGACCACTGGCGGGCTGCTCGGGCGAATCGAGGACCTGGCCGAATCGCACGTGACGCTGGAGATCGCTCCGGGCGTCAGCGTCAAGCTGCAGAAGCAGGCGATCGCGGCGGTTCTGCCCAAGGGCACGCTCAAGTCCTGA
- a CDS encoding cupredoxin domain-containing protein: MDLRPPRRSSMRRYPLLMTGAFALAAAAPAFAGNHTVTARPNMTFDPPSLTIAAGDTVTFVNGGGFHNVESDPDAVTPFHCSTACGASPIGDPSSAIWQATVTFPDAGTARYFCSQHGGPGGVGMAGMIIVKASDVIFASDFENPPGT; the protein is encoded by the coding sequence ATGGACCTTCGTCCCCCTAGGAGATCATCGATGCGTCGCTACCCTCTTCTCATGACCGGCGCCTTCGCGCTCGCCGCCGCCGCTCCCGCGTTTGCCGGCAACCATACGGTGACCGCGCGACCGAACATGACCTTCGACCCCCCGTCGCTGACGATCGCCGCCGGCGATACGGTCACTTTCGTCAACGGCGGCGGCTTCCACAACGTCGAATCCGATCCGGATGCCGTGACCCCCTTCCATTGCTCGACGGCCTGCGGCGCGAGCCCGATCGGCGATCCGAGCAGCGCGATCTGGCAAGCGACCGTGACGTTTCCCGACGCCGGAACGGCACGCTACTTCTGCAGCCAGCACGGCGGCCCCGGCGGCGTCGGCATGGCCGGCATGATCATCGTCAAGGCCTCCGACGTGATCTTCGCGAGTGATTTCGAGAACCCCCCGGGCACCTGA
- the secD gene encoding protein translocase subunit SecD has product MNDFPRWKYWLVALVIFAGLLYSLPNIFLQEPAVQVSANRGATIDDALKERVQGVLEAAKLSFESITIEGERLMVRVSTLDLQNKAADTIKTDFAEKGDSDRYVVALNLASTVPGWLRAIGANAMPLGLDLQGGVHFLMQVDQKNVLETQELRYVGDIQTALREKGIRAKSVGRGAQGLVTQLRSEEDRNAAFSAITASSPELELENGPVVGDSYTLIARIKRERLVEIAQNTIKQNVATLRNRINAIGVAEPVIQQQGDSRIVVELPGVQDTTEAKKILGATATLEYRAVDENTNPMEAQRTGQVPPDSRLYRHRDGSPIVLKKRVIVTGDELVDASSSPDPQTGEPAVSITLNSAGGRKMLDFTRENVGRRMATVYIERIPETKIVDGKEVTVPKITEEVINAATIRGVFSNKFNTTGIGSMKEASDLALFLRAGSLAAPVDIVEERVIGPSLGQDNIRTAIHAVLISLALVVVFVAFYYRLFGLMADFALLLNLVLLVAILSLFQATLTLPGIAGIVLTLGMAIDANVLICERIREEIRNGCTPLAAIRAGYEKAWATILDANVTHLIAAFGLMAFGSGPLRGFAITLAIGILTSMFTAVTVTRALVQATLGGRRLKSLSV; this is encoded by the coding sequence ATGAACGATTTTCCACGCTGGAAGTACTGGCTGGTGGCGCTTGTCATCTTCGCCGGTCTGCTCTACTCGCTACCGAACATCTTCCTGCAGGAGCCTGCGGTGCAGGTCTCGGCCAACCGCGGCGCCACGATCGACGATGCGCTCAAGGAGCGCGTTCAGGGCGTCCTCGAGGCGGCCAAGCTCTCGTTCGAGAGCATTACGATCGAGGGCGAGCGCCTGATGGTGCGCGTGTCGACGCTCGACCTGCAGAACAAGGCGGCCGATACGATCAAGACCGACTTCGCGGAGAAGGGCGACAGCGACCGCTACGTCGTCGCGCTGAACCTGGCCTCCACCGTCCCGGGCTGGTTGCGGGCGATCGGTGCCAACGCGATGCCGCTCGGCCTGGACCTCCAGGGTGGCGTCCACTTCCTGATGCAGGTCGACCAGAAGAACGTGCTCGAGACCCAGGAGCTGCGCTACGTCGGCGACATCCAGACCGCGCTGCGCGAGAAGGGCATCCGCGCCAAGTCGGTCGGCCGCGGCGCGCAGGGGCTGGTCACGCAGCTGCGCAGCGAGGAAGACCGCAACGCCGCCTTCAGCGCGATCACGGCCTCCTCGCCCGAGCTCGAACTGGAGAACGGCCCGGTCGTCGGGGACTCCTACACCCTGATCGCCCGCATCAAGCGCGAGCGCCTGGTCGAGATCGCCCAGAACACGATCAAGCAGAACGTGGCCACGCTGCGCAACCGCATCAATGCGATCGGCGTCGCCGAGCCGGTGATCCAGCAGCAGGGCGACAGCCGCATCGTCGTCGAGCTGCCGGGCGTGCAGGACACGACCGAGGCGAAGAAGATCCTCGGCGCGACCGCGACGCTGGAGTACCGTGCGGTCGACGAGAACACCAACCCGATGGAGGCGCAGCGCACCGGCCAGGTGCCGCCGGATTCGCGCCTGTACCGTCACCGTGACGGTTCGCCGATCGTGCTCAAGAAGCGCGTCATCGTTACCGGTGACGAGCTCGTGGACGCGTCCAGCTCGCCCGATCCGCAGACCGGCGAGCCGGCGGTCTCGATCACGCTCAATTCGGCCGGCGGCCGCAAGATGCTGGACTTCACGCGCGAGAACGTGGGCCGGAGGATGGCCACGGTCTACATCGAGCGCATCCCCGAGACGAAGATCGTCGACGGCAAGGAAGTGACGGTGCCCAAGATCACCGAGGAAGTGATCAATGCGGCGACGATCCGCGGCGTGTTCTCCAACAAGTTCAACACCACCGGCATCGGCTCGATGAAGGAAGCCTCGGACCTGGCGCTGTTCCTGCGCGCCGGCTCCCTGGCGGCGCCGGTCGACATCGTCGAGGAGCGCGTCATCGGCCCCAGCCTCGGCCAGGACAACATCCGTACCGCGATCCATGCGGTGCTCATCAGCCTGGCGCTGGTGGTGGTCTTCGTCGCGTTCTACTACCGGCTCTTCGGCCTGATGGCCGACTTCGCGCTGCTGCTGAACCTGGTGCTGCTGGTGGCGATCCTCAGCCTGTTCCAGGCGACGCTGACCCTGCCGGGCATCGCCGGCATCGTGCTCACGCTCGGCATGGCGATCGACGCCAACGTGCTGATCTGCGAACGCATCCGCGAGGAAATCCGCAACGGCTGCACGCCGCTGGCGGCGATCCGTGCCGGCTACGAAAAAGCCTGGGCCACGATTCTCGACGCCAACGTGACGCACCTGATCGCCGCCTTCGGCCTGATGGCGTTCGGTTCCGGCCCGCTGCGCGGCTTCGCGATCACGCTGGCGATCGGCATCCTCACCTCGATGTTCACCGCGGTCACGGTGACGCGGGCCCTGGTCCAGGCGACGCTCGGCGGTCGCAGACTCAAATCCCTTTCGGTCTAA
- a CDS encoding RNA methyltransferase, whose protein sequence is MPDHAQTLASRLRIVLVRPSHPGNIGAAARAMRTMGLTRMNLVAPHAFPHPEAVALAAGATDVLDAAVVTDTLPAAIADCRLVLGATARRRGVPLPELDPHAAARVALDAVGEGAEVALVFGNERTGLENDELICCHQAITIPSDPAFSSLNLAQAVQVIAYELRMALPGRVSPAAPVSPAAGDPPASSEQMEGFYAHLAQTLTDIDFHKGRSDRTIMQRLRRLFQRAEPDQRELRILRGILGEAQRMARIAREGK, encoded by the coding sequence ATGCCCGATCACGCCCAGACCCTCGCCTCGCGCCTGCGCATCGTCCTGGTCAGGCCTTCCCACCCCGGAAACATCGGTGCCGCTGCCCGCGCGATGCGCACGATGGGGCTGACCCGGATGAACCTGGTCGCACCGCATGCATTCCCGCACCCGGAGGCGGTCGCGCTGGCGGCCGGCGCCACCGACGTGCTGGACGCGGCCGTCGTCACCGACACGCTGCCGGCCGCGATCGCCGACTGCCGGCTGGTGCTGGGCGCTACCGCGCGCCGGCGCGGCGTGCCGCTGCCGGAGCTGGACCCGCACGCCGCGGCGCGGGTGGCGCTGGACGCGGTCGGGGAGGGCGCCGAGGTGGCCCTGGTGTTCGGCAACGAGCGCACCGGCCTGGAGAACGACGAGCTGATCTGCTGCCATCAGGCGATCACAATCCCGTCCGATCCGGCCTTCTCGTCGTTGAATCTCGCCCAGGCCGTGCAGGTGATCGCCTACGAACTGCGGATGGCATTGCCCGGGCGCGTGTCGCCGGCGGCGCCGGTCAGTCCCGCGGCGGGCGATCCGCCGGCGAGCAGCGAGCAGATGGAAGGGTTCTACGCGCACCTGGCGCAGACCCTGACCGACATCGACTTCCACAAGGGCCGGTCCGACCGCACGATCATGCAGCGCCTGCGCCGGCTGTTCCAGCGCGCCGAGCCGGACCAGCGCGAGCTGCGCATCCTGCGCGGCATCCTCGGCGAAGCGCAACGGATGGCGCGGATCGCGCGCGAAGGGAAGTAG
- a CDS encoding zf-HC2 domain-containing protein has protein sequence MNTSTQLHRQIWDLIPWIVNGSASATERQAVEDHLRQCADCRDEYAFQSRLHAGIATETMDVPDAGGAQAQAGLRRLLARIDLENDAARSGRVDSGEPRKRRLLDRVLIAAVLVQGIGLALLVPLLLQRGDTSARYQTLTSAPVHASQAVIRLVPAPTLTLAELQAMLAAEELRIVESNTGGSIYGLAFDSDTAADTARAVERLRRYPGILLAEPIGRAALR, from the coding sequence ATGAACACGTCCACCCAGCTCCACCGCCAGATCTGGGACCTGATCCCCTGGATCGTCAACGGCAGCGCCAGCGCCACCGAGCGGCAGGCGGTCGAGGACCATCTCCGGCAGTGCGCCGACTGCCGCGACGAATACGCGTTCCAGAGCCGGCTGCATGCCGGCATCGCGACGGAGACGATGGATGTGCCGGATGCGGGCGGAGCGCAGGCGCAGGCCGGACTGCGCCGGTTGCTCGCGCGCATCGACCTCGAGAACGACGCGGCTCGATCCGGCCGGGTCGATTCTGGTGAACCGCGCAAGCGCCGCTTGCTCGATCGCGTGCTGATCGCGGCCGTGCTCGTGCAGGGGATAGGCCTGGCCCTGCTGGTCCCGCTGCTGTTGCAGCGCGGCGATACGAGCGCACGCTACCAGACCCTGACCAGCGCACCCGTGCACGCCTCGCAGGCGGTCATCCGCCTGGTGCCGGCGCCGACGCTGACGCTTGCCGAACTGCAGGCGATGCTGGCCGCCGAAGAACTGCGGATCGTCGAAAGCAATACCGGCGGCTCGATCTACGGTCTCGCGTTCGATTCGGATACCGCCGCGGACACCGCGCGTGCGGTCGAGCGCTTGCGTCGCTATCCCGGCATCCTGCTGGCCGAGCCGATCGGCCGCGCCGCGCTGCGCTGA
- a CDS encoding DUF47 domain-containing protein has translation MFSLQTIFGKGDKFFGLLEASADAARDAASALVHLLQNRNASPSLDEFSLARRREKALSEQISQELVNTFVTALDREDIEALSAVLYKTTKSISKFAERYSLEVDRLGDVDFASRAVLLEKAGDVITQMVRQLRKGMNLEVMKSLNDRLQAIEGEADRLMLQLYSELYDGRYEPVRILLLKDLFELLEKAIDRCRDVGNVAYQIVLKNS, from the coding sequence ATGTTTTCCCTGCAAACGATCTTCGGCAAAGGCGACAAGTTCTTCGGCCTGCTCGAGGCCAGCGCCGACGCCGCACGCGATGCGGCCTCGGCATTGGTCCACCTGCTCCAGAACCGCAACGCCTCGCCGAGCCTGGACGAGTTCTCGCTGGCGCGCCGGCGCGAGAAGGCCTTGTCCGAGCAGATCAGCCAGGAGCTGGTGAACACCTTCGTGACCGCGCTCGATCGCGAGGACATCGAGGCGCTCTCGGCAGTGCTCTACAAGACGACCAAGTCGATCTCCAAGTTCGCCGAGCGCTATTCGCTGGAGGTCGACCGGCTGGGCGACGTCGACTTCGCCTCGCGCGCGGTGCTGCTGGAGAAGGCCGGCGACGTCATCACGCAGATGGTCCGCCAGTTGCGCAAGGGCATGAACCTGGAGGTCATGAAGTCGCTCAACGATCGCCTGCAGGCGATCGAGGGCGAAGCCGACCGGCTGATGCTCCAGCTCTACAGCGAACTCTACGACGGACGGTACGAGCCGGTGCGGATCCTGCTGCTGAAGGATCTGTTCGAACTGCTCGAAAAGGCCATCGACCGCTGCCGCGACGTCGGCAACGTCGCCTACCAGATCGTCCTCAAGAACTCCTGA